One Ictalurus punctatus breed USDA103 chromosome 10, Coco_2.0, whole genome shotgun sequence genomic region harbors:
- the LOC108271210 gene encoding excitatory amino acid transporter 1, whose translation MQKQVSGTKVRMCSINRNAIKAFLHRNSFVLFTVGAVVIGIILGFALRPQNLSLREIKYISFPGEILMRMLQMMVLPLIVSSLVTGISYLDSKATGKMGVRAIIYYIVTTFIAVIIGILMVTIIRPGKGQRDTPMSTSGMVESVTAADAFLDLIRNMFPSNLVEACFKQYKTLYKKTVLTKNITVMVNGSGILINATESSQMENYSTVLQTIQETVEEIVPVSGSSYGVNALGLVVFSMFFGFVIGNMKQQGQPLKDFFDCLNDAIMRLVAIIMWYAPVGILFLIAGKIIEMKDLLQVGGQLGMYMLCVIVGLLIHSLIALPLLFYLATRKNPYTFISGLLQALITAFGTSSSSATLPITFRCLEENNHVDKRVTRLVLPVGATINMDGTALYEAVAAIFIAQVNDMDLNFGQILTISITATAASIGAAAIPQAGLVTMVIVLTSVGLPTEDITLIVAVDWFLDRLRTTTNVLGDSLGAGIVGHLSREELQNLDVGISSSVIEVNEKPYQLICQEDDCLRHQNSETIM comes from the exons ATGCAGAAACAAGTGTCTGGAACCAAAGTCAGGATGTGCTCCATCAACCGAAATGCCATCAAGGCGTTCCTGCATCGCAACTCCTTTGTGCTCTTCACTGTGGGAGCAGTTGTAATAG gAATCATTTTGGGATTTGCTCTGCGACCTCAAAACTTATCATTGAGAGAAATAAAGTATATATCCTTCCCTGGGGAGATACTGATGAGGATGTTACAGATGATGGTCCTTCCACTCATTGTATCCAGTCTTGTTACAG GTATTTCATATTTGGACAGTAAAGCCACTGGAAAGATGGGAGTGCGCGCTATCATTTACTATATTGTGACTACTTTTATTGCTGTGATCATTGGTATTCTCATGGTGACCATCATAAGACCTGGAAAAGGCCAAAGAGACACTCCAATGTCTACTAGTGGTATGGTTGAATCGGTGACAGCTGCTGATGCATTTCTTGATCTCATTAG aAATATGTTCCCTTCTAATTTAGTGGAAGCCTGCTTTAAACAG TACAAAACACTTTACAAGAAAACGGTTTTGACAAAGAACATCACTGTTATGGTGAATGGAAGTGGTATTCTTATTAATGCCACTGAGTCCAGCCAAATGGAAAATTACAGCACAGTCCTGCAGACCATCCAGGAGACAGTGGAGGAGATTGTTCcagtctctggctcctcttatGGAGTGAATGCTCTGGGTCTAGTGGTATTCTCCATGTTCTTCGGCTTTGTGATTGGAAATATGAAGCAGCAGGGCCAGCCATTGAAGGATTTCTTCGACTGCCTCAATGATGCCATAATGCGCTTAGTAGCAATCATTATGTG GTATGCTCCAGTTGGAATCCTCTTTCTAATTGCTGGGAAGATTATTGAAATGAAAGACCTGTTACAAGTTGGAGGACAGCTGGGAATGTACATGTTGTGTGTCATCGTCGGTCTGCTCATCCACAGCCTCATTGCTCTGCCTCTGCTTTTCTATTTGGCAACACGGAAGAACCCCTACACCTTCATCTCTGGTCTGCTCCAGGCTTTAATTACGGCCTTTGGAACATCCTCAAG TTCAGCAACCCTTCCCATCACCTTCCGTTGTTTGGAAGAGAACAACCATGTGGACAAACGTGTAACACGCCTTGTTTTGCCTGTGGGAGCCACCATAAACATGGATGGTACAGCTCTTTATGAAGCAGTGGCTGCCATTTTCATAGCCCAAGTTAATGACATGGACCTGAACTTTGGACAAATACTTACCATCAG CATCACAGCAACTGCTGCCAGCATTGGAGCAGCAGCTATTCCTCAGGCTGGTCTGGTAACCATGGTGATTGTATTGACATCCGTGGGACTGCCCACCGAGGACATAACACTCATCGTTGCTGTGGATTGGTTCCT GGATCGCCTCAGAACCACCACCAATGTGCTGGGAGACTCATTAGGAGCTGGTATTGTGGGACATCTATCAAGAGAGGAACTGCAGAACCTGGATGTTGGGATCAGCAGCTCTGTGATTGAGGTCAATGAAAAACCTTACCAGCTCATCTGCCAGGAGGATGACTGTCTCAGACATCAAAACAGTGAAACGATAATGTAA